The Daucus carota subsp. sativus chromosome 9, DH1 v3.0, whole genome shotgun sequence genome window below encodes:
- the LOC108213207 gene encoding uncharacterized protein LOC108213207, translating to MEEKKRSLILAQVVVGEKRSDYYVFDLEADEVLKTEIQSLLDQGQGDMVKLGGMMYNIGGLRRIDECPPLDVIPCAEGDHHVHLGVSCLDLKNFDDAPLSSNKWRWNDIPPMKEFRIYPSCASLDGKLYAFYCLSAKTHIGEVFDPSLGRWEPLPPPPEEIPAGGSLLVSPRVISDEKRHRILVHFDTTHSLYAYYPDFHSWDCLVQYFSPWYPATIALVDDVLFFHIYERRDCLAAFDLLSNSWLKVKYSSNFPAWDMSFNEWQNILHLGDGILCLANSCASFSPPPVHTNIRFVKLRLQRISSQHLLLVTFVSSQCFRFQGYLRANSFFLL from the coding sequence atggaagaaaagaagaggaGTCTAATTCTGGCGCAGGTTGTGGTGGGAGAAAAAAGATCTGATTATTATGTATTTGATCTGGAAGCTGATGAAGTTTTGAAAACTGAAATTCAATCTTTGTTGGACCAAGGACAGGGGGACATGGTGAAGTTGGGAGGAATGATGTATAATATTGGCGGTCTAAGACGAATAGATGAATGCCCTCCCCTTGATGTTATTCCTTGTGCTGAAGGAGATCACCACGTCCACTTGGGAGTATCTTGTTTAGACTTGAAGAATTTTGATGATGCTCCTCTATCCTCCAATAAGTGGAGGTGGAATGATATCCCTCCTATGAAAGAATTCCGCATATACCCGTCTTGTGCTTCCCTTGATGGTAAATTATATGCCTTTTATTGTTTATCAGCAAAGACCCATATTGGTGAAGTGTTTGACCCCAGCCTTGGACGCTGGGAACCCTTGCCTCCTCCACCAGAGGAAATCCCTGCCGGTGGCTCTTTGCTCGTGTCTCCTCGGGTGATTTCTGATGAAAAGAGACATCGCATTCTTGTGCATTTTGATACTACTCATTCCCTCTATGCTTATTATCCTGATTTCCATTCATGGGATTGCCTTGTACAATACTTTAGCCCGTGGTATCCTGCTACCATCGCTTTGGTTGATGATGTCCTTTTCTTCCATATATATGAGCGCCGTGATTGCCTTGCTGCCTTTGATTTGTTAAGCAATTCATGGTTAAAGGTTAAGTATTCTTCCAACTTTCCTGCTTGGGATATGTCTTTTAATGAATGGCAGAACATTCTTCATTTGGGCGATGGCATCTtgtgcttggccaactcctgtGCTTCTTTTAGTCCCCCCCCTGTCCACACTAATATTCGGTTTGTCAAATTAAGACTTCAGCGGATCTCTTCTCAACACCTGCTGCTCGTCACTTTCGTTTCTTCCCAATGCTTTCGATTTCAAGGCTACTTGAGAGCCAACAGCTTCTTCCTTCTTTAG